Within the Salvia hispanica cultivar TCC Black 2014 chromosome 4, UniMelb_Shisp_WGS_1.0, whole genome shotgun sequence genome, the region TCACTGCAAGAGGAAAagttactatatttatttttgcctTCCAATATGATTAATCTCTTATTGATACTCGCACCGAATATTTGAGTAATGTTGAAAGTGATAAGatcttttgtatttatttatttgtaatttggtatTACTAGTTGTTTGTCACCGCCACTCacaattttttgtgttattttctaTGACCAGTCAATTAGTATATCCGATTAGCATACGTGGTCTTTTATCCTACTTgtcatgaactttaaaagtgatttaaaatatcataaacatttCACGGTATACATAGAATAAATTTTTCgccaaaaatattatttttggtcaTTGGAGAACAATACAAAGAATGTAAAGTTTGTATTAAGATATTAGATCACTTTAAAGATTCATAGGACATATCAGAATTTGGCCAAAATTCgtaattttagttaataatatttttgaattgatAAATAGAGACGCTGGATCACCAAGCTAGTAAGCTACAATGCTCGTAAATAACATCAACCTAGAGCCATGAATGAATCATAATGTTAGGACAATTAACTTATTGAAAATTATCACACGAGCATTATAAGTTATGGGATTTATTGTTACGCATTTTCAATGTATCATGAAAAGCATCGGTGACACGAGCCATGAATCTTTCCCCTTTTCTTGCTCTTGTCATTTTCTGAAATTACGAGTCAGATTCCATTAAGCTCAACGCGGGGTTTccaaaattgtgattaaattagtattgAAAATACTCACATTATGGAACTAACTTAGGTACGTCATAGGCAGTGAATAATATGATTGGGTCGGACAGTGACCACCAGCTTGTTTGTCTTCATTAATCATATCACACCCACATTTGCTCACACTAGACACTTCCATTGTTGCATATTACTACTAAGTTAGGTCACCTTATAACTATCAACCAGTTTCTACTCTATGGTCTAATTTTATCAATACAATTGATCATTTGTGCAACATTTACATAGAATGATAGTGTTGCCaagtgagttttttttttatatacaaaagAAATGCTTAAGCTGAAGGCGCAGCGAGCAAAACAGTCGTTAACAAACAAacgaacaaaacaaaaaaagacgTACCCAAAAAACTATGCAACCCCACCCcccctaaaaaaaaatatcaagcTAAGCAAAAAAACACTACAAGTCAACAACAACCGAACCACAAGCCATCTCTCAACAAAAAGTCATACCACCAGCTCAACCAAGAACAAGACACTAGCTAACATCAGAAAAGCAAGCACCAGAAGGAAAGAGTGAAAGAAAAAACAGCAAAGCCACATAAGAGCACACCTCAACTGCCTTCATCCATCTAGTTCCTTTTACTTTCAAAGCCTCGCCAGCCTCTAACATCGTTCAAGTTTTCTGCCATTTGTGTAGGGGAAAAAGGAAATCCTGAGCACCAACCCCTCACTCATGTGCCAAGGCGCCACAAAAGTCTTCTCTTTTCAAACTCCCAGTTCGGTGTGTAGTAttggaaaattattttattccagaCGTCCCAAATCGATAACGAGATAGTAGTAACATTGAACATGGAAATCTATATTTTCTTGTCAAACCTCTTGAAGGGGGCACCAAGTAAGTTTCAATAGATACATTCAATAGCTATAAGTGGATACAATAATTTCTAAGCTTTAGATGGCTGACAATTTTGATTCTGAGCTACTAAGTGAACAACGATATAAGTACAtgttatacttataaaatagtactatatggtgatgttcggtttgcaagataaaataatatcaatatacaatctaggattgagttgtgagattattttagtcatagggggttagctatgactaattatcccatgattatccatttaggattgagttgtgaggtTGAAtatcatgaaccaaacacccaacaaatttaatcccggatacaatcttgcCAAACGAACACCCACtatataaataactatatggttaatatttttagtctaataatttaagattgtAGGTTTATATATGCCAGATAGATTATGACATAATGTAGAATATGGATGCCAAATCCTCTTGTCAAAACCTCCTAAAGGGAACTCCAAGCCAAGGAATGAAGAAATCTACTAGTTATTTCgacaacaaaaatacaaaaagcTTGATGAAATCCAATAGGTCAAGAAGGGATCTAGTTTCTCCTCCATGCAGAGAGTACAATTATCATCTTCAACTCCACTAACTGTAACACCTAATCTATACTTTGGTGTTATGTCATCCTTGAAGTATAaatcaattattcaaaattgaagTTGTGTCTGAGGGCGAGGCAAAGTTCCTCCAAGATATTCTGCCAGTATCATATGATCCACTATGTAGTGGTGAAACTAAAACTAagttagtaatgaaaaaaGGAGTACATTTTGTCAAAGCATCACACCCCACATCACTCGTATTTGCAGTACAATCCACGAAAAACAGAATATTCCTAAGTAATCCTTCTAGTTCTTCCCAAGCAAAAAGTTTCATCCTCCATTGAAAAGTGCAATATAGGTGCCACTGTCCGAACAAATATTGCTCagaattttgttaaaatgataataataataataatagtctcaataataataatatgtatattgatataactataattttacatacataaatataacCGGTATCAAGATACAATAATTGTtcgaaaaaaatactccctccgttccacaagaattgttcaaacaaaaaatggttttatttgttgtttaaGTGTCATAACATGTAGTAcattagtaataaatagaaCTTCTTTATTAATCGATGCATTGCCTTCCTTATCAGTTATCGGAGAACTATATTTATTGACATCGATATGTTACAGTCTTACAGAcacaatttataattataccCAGGCAcagaatttataattataccCAGAGCCAGAGGCAACCTTATctaaatgaattaaatcaaGCTATTATATGAAacttagttttttaaatcaaaGATCTAAGGCaatctattttttcttgtaAAGTCATGCCACTAGATGCTATATTACTGATAAAGATATCCACTAACTACTAGCAATATtgttttaaatcaaataatcaagaattatatgcaatatctaatactccataagtaaaattaataatgtataatatataataatgttgataaacaacattttcaaaattacatactccctccgtgaAAGAATAGGAATCTCATTTCtatccggcacgggttttaaaaaatgttaagaaagtggatggaagaaagttagtggaatagaagacccacttatatatagttttaaatgatatgtgagtggaataagttagtgaaatgtgaggtctctttaccatttatggtaattatgaactgagactcctatttgtgacggaccaaaatggaaaaacggactcttattcgtggacggagggagagtATATCACAAAATACAGTATTGTAGtgtaagaaaaattgaaatcatatGTAGATGTTACAgccgaaaattttaaaaagtatttcaAATTGTTCACGTgctattttaaatatagatcGATTAATTTAATAGGTTTTTTTGTTATGTATTATCTTATAGATATACAGATATACATATAATGCCTAGCTAAATCGCTTCGTATGCTTATAcccttttcaattaaattctaaCTTTGATTAGTAAAAATTCTAACTAACGAATTCTAATTAAAGATTGGTGAATCCGGACATGCAGATTAAAAGAGCATTGTTTACAAAAGTTGATTCGCTTTTTTTTAATCGTATATGTAATTTAGTAAAATCTCTAGCTAATTcacattatatatgtaatataAAGGCGAGAGTACTGCTATGGCCGTTTGGTCGaagggaaagtaaagttggcaagaaaaatgatttctagtaattttattttcttatgtttagataatatctagattttaaatttatatttaatttaaacaccaaactaaaaatatacttattattattttatttataaaaaagaaaaataatgtaaatttttaataaattattaattataaataataatatggattgtttaaatatggattatccatcaaatatataataatataattataattatagttatatagAGTATTATAATCacttattataataataaatataataataataataatagtaataaatattattattattatattataatatttacgaatattataattgaataaattttataaattaaaattgcactatgactttattgattaattagtaatttataaaatataataattattaattattatactgtttataatatatatttttattttaattatttaataaattattaattactattataatttattgtaaaatatatattatgataattttaatcatagttatttattacactgaaattaagtatgatttataatttaaattatttttaaaacattctaataataataataataataataataataataataataataataataataataataataataataataataataaaactatactataacattaaatatgtaagaatcctaaaattGGGAATaagaatacctaagaaaagttaggatttAGAATCTTGGAAAATTGTACtaactttctttatttttggattctgattacttttccaatttgattaaaaaccgaAATAAGCActggaatttaaaatttaaggaatcacGCTACTTTCTCAGACAGAATCCTGCAACCAAACATGACCTATAtgaatatatcataattttttaaaattcaaagatCATTATCCATATATTAGTTAAacagtagtaataaattactcATGCAGTGCACCTATTCTCTACTAGCCAATTTACGAAATTTGAAGTTATAAAATCTAGTACATGGGATATGTCACCAGGGGGTGCAACCAAACATAGcctatatgtatatatcataaattttttaaactcaAAGATCATTATCCATATATTAGTTAAacagtagtaataaattactcATGCAGTGCACCTACTCTCTACTAGCCAATTTACGAAATTTGAAGTTATAAAATCTAGTAAGTACATGGGATATGTCAccaggggagtgatcaattgctaactcatcatttaattgctaactataactaatttaaggccatagaattttagaaaacgtgtgatctacaatttgccacgtataagttttgtttttattaataaaataaaaaaagataataaaaaaactccaaattaggattttggatgaaaatgtcaatatagtgtttcgaaaatatcaacacaatgctttgtgaatgtcaacacaatgctttaagaatgttaacccttgcttatattgacattctacatgtattatattgacatattttatatagtatgttgacatttctacTTGTacgaaaaatttaaaaaatttcaaaattttattcaaattttgacatcggaacatatgcatgtagcatatcgttggaatccttatgaaattatctttaatttgatatatgttatataaatttaatgttttgagatttcttttaaaagttagttataactaaacatgtagttaattgatattaatacccctattgatattttttggaattaatcctatggctttattggcgtttttcgttgatcgtattgacatttagggattaatgatctaagcccttaatttgaatatctaatggctattatttagttatagttagcaattaagttatgaattagcaatataacactccccttaAATCTAGTGTGatatattatgaatatatagCGCCTTCATGCCAATCAACTTTATTTACATTGCATTTTATTTGACATTGAATTGCTTCAAACAATGGAAGGAAAatcaaatgaattaaaatcaTGATATGCATTTGAACACTTTGGAGTTGACTCTTTAGTTATACAAACTCCTTTCTTAgttcttcttttttatcataattttaccATTTCCTCTAGAGACTACGAATATGGGGTATTTCCAgcaaaatttcattaaatatatagcGATAGAAATCCATGGATTTCATCCTAAAATCAATTGGTAATAGAAGAAATGATAgttgtagtatatttttttagtttcaattgccaaggAGGGCCCGTGAGACTTATATAGTTATTTCAGTTCTCTTTGTACACCGATGTGAGATAgttgtaatatattttttagtttcaattgccaaggAGGGGCCCGTGAGACTTATATAGTGATTTCAGTTCTCTTTGTACACCGATGTGAGATAgttgtaatatatttttttggtttcaatTGTCATTCGATCGGTTGGACCACTTGGTCCAAATTTTAAGTCTAGATATACTGCTGGGTCAGTTAAATTTGACCAACAGTCCGCTTGGTCCAAATTTTAAGTCCAGATATACTGTTGTGTCAGTTAAATTTGACCAACAGTCGGCAatccgctctgataccatgatagaaatccatgggtttcatcctaaaaccaattgatGGATAGGAAGAGATGCCCATAAGACTTGTATAGTGATTTCAGTTCTCTTTATATACCGGTGTGAGATAGTTATAATATATTCCATCTgtctcattaaatatgcaacatttgcttttcggcacaagattttatgtagtgttattttgtgcgttaatgaagagagagtaaagtaagagagaagaaaaagtagagagagtattgtttccatttttagaaacgtttcatttttaatgggacagaccaaaaaggaaatttttttatttctaatggaacagagggagtatttttttaatttcaattgataacaaaaatttctatttttcattttcataatgtcttcacaagaaaatattacttgtgatttttatttcagcTAGAAGACAAACGGAATcgtggtattttttttaaaaaaaagtcgCAAATATTGTGTTTCTCTCACTTAAATAATAAAACGACAACTAAGCACTATAAAATTCggtataagaaaaatataagaagCACTAAAAATAGACAATTTTGAAACGAAATCCAATAACATTGGATATAACAAGTTTTCACTAAATTGGCATGTGAGAATTAAGTGTTGCAAAGTGATGAGCCATCTTGGATTTTGTCCTTCCCATTTTCCATAAATCTCAGCCCTCCATTCCTCTCTCCCACCTCTATATATACCCTCCCTATTTCTTGCTTGCCAACTCACTCAACATTCCTATATACACAAAACAACTATTAATTCTACACACAAGAAATCctcatctccttcttcaaatgGGATCTTTAGAATCATCCAAGGTGCTTCATTCCTTCATCAAATATACTAACACTTAACTatcccatctctctctctctctcatgcaTCTATATATAACTTGTGtgattctcattttatttaatttgtaggcTCAAAAATTAAAGGAAGAAGAATACACAGGTGATGGAAGTGTTGATTTTAATGGAAAACCAGCTATTCGAGACCTAACTGGAAAATGGTCTGCTGGgacaataatattatgtaagtacctcaaaaacaaaaaaggttCAATGTTGATCAACTTTCACATCAAAGAATTATGGAGTTTTAGTCCAATTAAGaacatttacactaaattagACGTCTATAGGTTGCAAATGGTTGTAAATTGAAGTTcttgaaaattacaattttggCTGGGAAAGGCACTGaatccataaaaaattgttgaaagtGAGATAGCAAATAGCAAGAGTCCAGGTCTTGTGGCATGCAAAATCCTACCACACCCACATCACAAATTAACCTCAAAGTcttaatccaaaaaaattccTTTTTAAGTTGATGAGCAACATTAATTCTAGCTAGCTGCAATATGATTAATAggtgtgtatatatgtgtgtacgtatatatttgtgtgtgtggcgtgtattaataattttaatttagaagatattaaattaaatgcaataaaaacaaattgaatCTGACACGTAATTGAATACTAAGTGTTTGCACGAAGGGGGAGATCGACActtgttcttttttcttccatAAGGGTTACATTTGGATTTATAGAGGAGAGACATTTTTGGttgattcattaattttctatGCATTGTATATGACCATCTCTCTCTATAAGGCTAATTccattttttgctttttcttgGCTTTTTTCATAACCactataaatggaaaatgatCGACGACTAACCAAAACATTTATCGTATAATTAAGAATCGATGTGTAGAAAATGATCGGCCAATTTTAGTATTATGGTTGGAGTATATAAATGCTTTTTATTCCAAAACATGAGTGCATTGAATATTGATGACAGCACTAAGCATTATTTGCGAATTGctatttattcaaaatgaaTTGATCTTTTCCTAAATATTTCCATAGATGGTGTTGAATTATCTTAAATAATTGATCCTATCATTTTACCTAAACCAAATTTTCATCACTAATAAAGACTTTCATTAtctttttactaataatactcTTGGATACAATAATTGGGTTTCTTGATTAgtttattttgagaaaattagtatttttgtAATACCTCCACTAAAGAtaatatttccaaaaatacATATCCAAACTAATTTGTTTTCgtattcaaatatatatgctCGTGATCTATTGAGGTGTTCCTCTTCTATAACAAGAGTTAGATCTTTGTCAATTTCATCAAAGTTAGTTATACCATACTTCCAAAAATCCATCCCTGTATAGTTATCCAAAtacttagatatttttaatttcttgaaagaaaaaaatgaaaatacataaataaatacaaatatatagtGATAATCGAGTTGGATTTgaacatataaacaattatttaGTGGGAGAGGAAATGGTTTAAAATAGACAAGATACTGGCATGGATAGCGAAGGCATGGGACCTTTCAAGAGTCACTTGTAATGCCTGCATTTTTTAGGAAAGACTAAAGCAAAGGTTTTACGTATAATATTTGCAACAAGTGGAAACTAAGCATATACTATTTCTTTACACGAATCTAGAAAATAATTCTCCCTAATTGCACGTGAACACCTCTATCTCTGTATGTTTAGTTTCAAACTCTTTGCTTTTGACAGTCTCCAAATCAAAAAAGGATATGTTGCTTTTAGAGTAATAGAATTTGAAATGCAGTGAATCAAGGTCTAGCAACGCTAGCATTTTTCGGGGTGGGAGTGAATCTGGTGCTGTTTCTAACAAGAGTGCTGCAGCAAGACAACGCCGAAGCAGCCAATAGTGTTAGCAAATGGACCGGCACGGTCTACATCTTCTCGCTCGTTGGTGCTTTCCTTAGCGACTCTTATTGGGGACGATACAAAACTTGTGCCATCTTTCAAGCCATATTTGTTATTGtaagtctctctctctctttattttcctCTCTCAGTGTCAAGGCATCACATGATCATAAACTTATGTATAACTACCATTTTTTGCAATCAGGGTCTAGTGCTCTTGTCACTATCCACACAGGTGTTCTTGCTCAAACCCGGGGGCTGTGGGGACGAGACGACCAAATGCAACACGCATTCGAGTTGGGAGCTGGGGCTCTTCTACATCTCTATATACATGGTGGCTCTTGGCAACGGCGGCTACCAGCCTAACATAGCCACATTTGGCGCTGATCAGTTCGACATAGAGGATCCGAGAGAGGGCTATTCCAAAGTGGCCTTTTTCAGCTACTTCTACCTTGCATTGAACATCGGCGAACTCTTCTCCAACACTGTATTGGTATACTTCGAAGACGAAGGGTTGTGGGCCCTCGGGTTCTGGGCCTCCACCGCCTCTGCCACCCTCGCCCTGCTCCTCTTCCTCGGAGGCACCAAGCGCTACCGCCATTTCAAGCCCAGCGGCAACCCCCTCTCTCGCATTTCCCAAGTCTTGGTCGCCGCCACAAAGAAGTGCAGTGTGAGGATCCCACCGGGCGAGGATGCTGCCAACTTGTACGAACCCGAGGGATCCAAGAACGGAGCCCGGAAGATGCTTCACACGCAGGGGATCAAGTAAGTGTGTTACACTTCAATTCAAGTCAAATACAGACTTATACAGTGGTTTCAGTTCTCTCTTTATAACATGAATTTGCGTTGCAGATTCTTGGACAGGGCAGCATTTGTGACGGCGCAGGACGAGGAGGAGCTGAAGCAGAGCGAGCACAAGAACAACCCGTGGCGGCTCTGCCCCATCTCGCAAGTGGAGGAGGTGAAGTGCATACTGAGGCTGCTCCCCATCTGGCTCTGCACCATCATCTACTCCGTCGTGTTCACGCAGATGGCCTCCCTCTTCGTGGAGCAGGGGGACGCCATGAACACGCAGATCTCCAACTTCCGGATCCCAGCAGCCAGCATGTCGAGCTTCGACATCCTCAGCGTGGCCCTCTTCATATTCCTGTACAGGAGGGTGGTGGACCCAGCCGTGCGCGTGGTGAGGAAGGACTCCAAGGGGCTTACTGAGCTACAACGGATGGGGATCGGGCTGGTGATCGCGGTGATGGCGATGGTGTCTGCGGGGATAGTGGAGTGGTACAGGCTGAAATACGCGAGGAGGGATTGTAAGCAGTGCCAGGGTTCGAGCACGCTGAGCATATTGTGGCAGGTGCCGCAGTACGGGCTGATAGGGGCGTCGGAGGTGTTCATGTACGTGGGGCAGCTGGAGTTCTTCAACGCGCAGGCGCCAGAGGGGCTGAAGAGCTTTGGGAGCGCGCTGTGCATGACGTCGATATCGCTGGGGAACTACGTGAGCAGCCTGCTGGTGTCGATAGTGATGAAGATATCGACGGAGGACAACATGCCGGGGTGGATACCGGGGAATCTCAACAGGGGGCATCTGGACAGGTTCTACTTTTTGCTGGCGGGGCTGACGGCGGTTGATCTCGTGATTTACGTGGCCTGCGCATCGTGGTACAAAAGCATCAAGCTCGGAGGGGGAGAAGATGAGGAGGAGGATTATGATGAGGTGTAAGTAGGTAATCCTCATTCATTGGACTTG harbors:
- the LOC125218865 gene encoding protein NRT1/ PTR FAMILY 7.3-like codes for the protein MGSLESSKAQKLKEEEYTGDGSVDFNGKPAIRDLTGKWSAGTIILLNQGLATLAFFGVGVNLVLFLTRVLQQDNAEAANSVSKWTGTVYIFSLVGAFLSDSYWGRYKTCAIFQAIFVIGLVLLSLSTQVFLLKPGGCGDETTKCNTHSSWELGLFYISIYMVALGNGGYQPNIATFGADQFDIEDPREGYSKVAFFSYFYLALNIGELFSNTVLVYFEDEGLWALGFWASTASATLALLLFLGGTKRYRHFKPSGNPLSRISQVLVAATKKCSVRIPPGEDAANLYEPEGSKNGARKMLHTQGIKFLDRAAFVTAQDEEELKQSEHKNNPWRLCPISQVEEVKCILRLLPIWLCTIIYSVVFTQMASLFVEQGDAMNTQISNFRIPAASMSSFDILSVALFIFLYRRVVDPAVRVVRKDSKGLTELQRMGIGLVIAVMAMVSAGIVEWYRLKYARRDCKQCQGSSTLSILWQVPQYGLIGASEVFMYVGQLEFFNAQAPEGLKSFGSALCMTSISLGNYVSSLLVSIVMKISTEDNMPGWIPGNLNRGHLDRFYFLLAGLTAVDLVIYVACASWYKSIKLGGGEDEEEDYDEV